One Candidatus Zixiibacteriota bacterium genomic window carries:
- a CDS encoding glutamate-1-semialdehyde 2,1-aminomutase gives MKTDKSKQIMERARRVIPGGVNSPVRAFKSVGGVPRVIARGEGAYIWDADDNRYLDFGGSWGPLILGHADPEAVAAVVEQVRRGMTYGTATEIEFRLADFIVRHIPAIEKIRFVSSGTEAVMSAIRVARGFTKRDLILMFDGCYHGHADPLLVQAGSGLATFGTPSSAGVPEAVASLTAVLPLDDEDALERFFRQNGDRLAAAVIEGIPANNGLLIQRHEYMRLLRALTEKHGALLVLDEVITGFRLGLGGALQYYGIHPDLVTFGKVIGGGMPVGAFGGRAEIMDLLSPDGPVYQAGTLSGNPVAMTAGLATLEKLADGRIYADLEARNRRFVSAITARVRGNRVNVVGVASIFWIVFQEHIPRAARAIDPDGIAHYNRFHGKVLDAGLYLPPSGYEVCFISAAHDDALLDGAAETLAELIKEEAHTWT, from the coding sequence ATGAAGACGGACAAATCAAAACAGATCATGGAACGGGCCCGGAGGGTGATCCCCGGCGGAGTCAATTCGCCGGTGCGGGCGTTCAAGTCGGTGGGCGGCGTGCCCCGCGTCATCGCCAGAGGGGAAGGCGCGTATATATGGGACGCCGACGACAACCGGTACCTCGATTTCGGCGGATCCTGGGGACCGCTCATTCTCGGCCACGCCGACCCGGAGGCGGTCGCTGCGGTAGTTGAGCAGGTCCGGCGGGGGATGACGTACGGAACCGCCACCGAGATCGAATTCAGACTGGCGGATTTCATCGTGCGGCACATCCCGGCGATCGAGAAGATCCGTTTCGTCTCCTCGGGCACCGAGGCGGTCATGTCGGCGATCCGGGTCGCACGGGGATTCACCAAGCGCGACCTCATCCTCATGTTCGACGGCTGCTACCACGGGCACGCGGACCCGCTCCTCGTGCAGGCGGGCAGCGGGCTGGCGACCTTCGGCACTCCCTCCTCCGCCGGCGTCCCGGAGGCGGTCGCGAGCCTGACGGCGGTGCTGCCGCTCGACGACGAAGACGCGCTCGAGCGGTTTTTCCGCCAGAACGGCGATCGGCTGGCGGCGGCGGTGATCGAAGGGATCCCGGCCAACAATGGCCTGCTCATCCAGCGCCACGAGTACATGCGCCTGCTCCGCGCGCTGACGGAAAAACACGGGGCGCTGCTGGTGCTCGACGAAGTGATCACCGGGTTCCGCCTCGGCCTGGGAGGCGCCCTGCAGTACTACGGCATCCACCCGGACCTGGTGACCTTCGGCAAGGTGATCGGCGGGGGGATGCCGGTCGGGGCGTTCGGCGGGCGGGCCGAGATCATGGACCTCCTGTCGCCCGACGGCCCGGTGTACCAGGCGGGGACGCTCTCGGGGAATCCGGTGGCGATGACGGCCGGGCTGGCGACGCTGGAGAAGCTGGCCGACGGGCGCATCTACGCCGACCTCGAGGCCCGCAACCGCCGCTTCGTGAGCGCGATCACGGCGCGCGTGCGGGGCAACCGGGTGAACGTGGTCGGGGTCGCCTCGATCTTCTGGATCGTGTTCCAGGAGCACATTCCCCGCGCCGCCCGGGCGATCGACCCCGACGGGATCGCCCACTACAACCGGTTCCATGGAAAAGTTCTCGACGCCGGTCTCTACCTGCCGCCCTCGGGTTACGAGGTTTGCTTCATCTCCGCAGCCCACGACGACGCCCTGCTCGACGGGGCGGCGGAGACGCTGGCCGAACTGATCAAAGAGGAAGCGCACACGTGGACCTAG
- the hemN gene encoding oxygen-independent coproporphyrinogen III oxidase gives MADHAHSATHVPIELLRKYDRPGPRYTSYPTAPEWSEAVGREAYVKALEAAGAQTDTPLSVYCHIPFCRKRCFYCGCNTCILNEREAVGAYLAALGRETERVGAHLGGRRTVNQLHFGGGTPTYLTVDELGNVLGSLGSVFRYADDCEKSIEIDPRVTTPEQLSFLAGQGFNRVSLGVQDFNEAVQTAVGRIQPYRLVAETVAHCRALEFKGLNFDLIYGLPKQTVASFAETIRLALSLRPDRVAVYSFAYLPQRMANQRAIKPDDLPDTEVKYGLFATAVEMFTGAGYRQIGMDHFALPEDELARAQADGKLHRNFMGYTVKTSPDMIGLGMSSIGYLNDSFFQNHSTLAAYHAAMDGEAFAVYRGLVLSRDDLIRQYVIAGLMCNFRLGYRALRDRFGADYAEYFGAEHSRLREFFDDGLVEEGEGELRVTPLGRTFVRNIAMTFDAYLGAQPSGERPQFSRTI, from the coding sequence ATGGCTGACCACGCCCACAGCGCCACCCATGTCCCGATTGAACTGCTCCGGAAGTACGACCGCCCCGGCCCGAGGTACACGAGCTACCCGACGGCGCCGGAGTGGTCGGAGGCGGTCGGCCGGGAGGCGTATGTGAAGGCGCTGGAGGCGGCGGGCGCGCAGACCGACACGCCGTTGTCGGTCTACTGCCACATCCCGTTCTGTCGCAAGCGGTGTTTTTACTGCGGCTGCAACACCTGCATTCTGAACGAACGCGAGGCGGTAGGCGCTTACCTCGCTGCGCTTGGCCGGGAGACCGAGCGGGTCGGGGCCCACCTCGGCGGGCGGCGGACGGTCAACCAGCTCCACTTCGGCGGCGGCACGCCGACCTATCTGACGGTTGACGAGCTGGGGAACGTGCTCGGCTCGCTGGGGAGCGTGTTCCGGTACGCCGACGACTGCGAGAAGTCGATCGAGATCGATCCGCGGGTCACGACGCCGGAGCAGTTGAGTTTTCTCGCCGGGCAGGGGTTCAACCGGGTGTCGCTCGGCGTGCAGGATTTCAACGAGGCGGTGCAGACGGCGGTGGGGCGCATACAGCCGTACCGCCTGGTGGCCGAGACGGTCGCGCACTGCCGTGCGCTCGAGTTCAAGGGGCTGAATTTCGACCTCATTTACGGCCTTCCAAAACAGACGGTGGCGTCGTTTGCCGAGACGATCCGCCTGGCTCTCTCGCTCCGGCCCGACCGGGTCGCGGTGTACAGCTTCGCCTACCTTCCGCAGCGCATGGCCAACCAGCGCGCGATCAAGCCGGATGACCTCCCCGACACCGAGGTCAAGTACGGCCTCTTTGCGACGGCGGTGGAGATGTTCACGGGGGCCGGCTACCGCCAGATCGGGATGGACCATTTCGCGCTCCCCGAGGACGAGCTGGCGCGGGCGCAGGCCGACGGCAAGCTGCACCGCAATTTCATGGGGTACACGGTCAAAACCTCGCCCGACATGATCGGCCTGGGGATGTCCTCGATCGGCTACCTCAACGACAGCTTCTTCCAGAACCACAGCACACTGGCGGCCTACCACGCGGCCATGGACGGGGAGGCATTCGCGGTCTACCGGGGCCTGGTGCTCTCGCGCGACGATCTCATCCGGCAGTATGTCATCGCCGGTCTCATGTGCAATTTCCGGCTCGGCTACCGGGCGCTGCGCGACCGGTTCGGCGCGGACTATGCCGAGTATTTCGGCGCGGAGCACTCCCGGCTGCGGGAGTTTTTCGACGACGGTCTGGTGGAAGAAGGCGAGGGCGAGCTGCGCGTGACGCCGCTCGGACGCACTTTCGTGCGCAACATCGCGATGACGTTCGACGCCTACCTCGGCGCCCAGCCGTCGGGCGAACGGCCGCAATTTTCACGGACGATTTGA
- the hemA gene encoding glutamyl-tRNA reductase, with the protein MELGIIGTSIWQQNMRLLETLTIDREGKLDRLVQLKAALGVDELIYLSTCNRVEFIFASRENGSTARVLHRLIDFFFAGGRDISFFPNDFYQYSGRDAVRHLFRTVASLDSLVVGETQITGQFKEAAREATEAGLSGTMLDVLTKEALAVAKRVRTETSLGDGAVSMASLAYSELEAALGDRRERPTVALVGAGAMTSKMARYIAKAGLAELVFVNRTADKAASLAREFGGRGMGLAEFLTTPPPVDAILSATASPAFVFTHEHLEKLSAGRPPVLCIDLAIPQDFSPEFGRDPRAVLVDIPALKTREQRNLRRKFVESSRANEIVGEAVQAFLRNRLEVSMKPILRDSYEQSLELANRALDDFFEKKLCELSREQKEHLRTLVIKLIGHSSFGPARLLSNHLVDLQDQFLFDMLGESRKEAV; encoded by the coding sequence ATGGAACTCGGCATCATCGGGACCTCAATCTGGCAGCAGAACATGCGGCTGTTGGAGACGTTGACGATCGACCGTGAGGGCAAACTTGACCGTCTGGTGCAACTGAAAGCGGCGCTCGGGGTCGACGAATTGATTTACCTGTCGACCTGCAACCGGGTGGAGTTCATTTTTGCCTCGCGTGAGAACGGCTCGACCGCCCGGGTCCTGCACCGCCTGATAGACTTCTTCTTTGCCGGCGGTCGGGACATCTCCTTTTTTCCCAACGACTTTTATCAGTACTCCGGCCGTGATGCGGTCCGTCACTTGTTCCGCACCGTGGCCTCCCTTGACTCGCTCGTCGTGGGAGAAACCCAGATCACCGGTCAGTTCAAAGAGGCCGCCCGAGAAGCGACCGAGGCGGGGTTGTCGGGAACGATGCTCGACGTGTTGACGAAAGAGGCACTCGCGGTCGCCAAGCGGGTACGGACTGAGACCAGTCTCGGCGACGGCGCCGTGTCGATGGCTTCGCTGGCGTACTCCGAACTGGAAGCGGCGTTGGGCGACCGGAGGGAGCGACCGACCGTGGCGCTGGTCGGGGCGGGCGCGATGACATCGAAGATGGCCCGTTACATCGCCAAGGCCGGCCTGGCGGAGCTGGTCTTTGTCAACCGGACGGCGGACAAGGCGGCGAGTCTGGCGCGCGAGTTCGGCGGCCGGGGGATGGGACTGGCGGAGTTCCTCACCACTCCCCCGCCCGTCGACGCGATCCTCTCCGCGACCGCTTCCCCCGCATTCGTGTTCACCCACGAGCACCTGGAGAAGCTCTCCGCGGGCCGGCCGCCGGTGCTCTGTATCGACCTGGCGATCCCGCAGGATTTCTCCCCCGAGTTCGGCCGCGATCCCCGCGCGGTGCTGGTGGACATCCCCGCGCTTAAAACCCGCGAGCAGCGCAACCTGCGCCGCAAGTTTGTCGAGTCGAGCCGGGCCAATGAGATTGTCGGTGAGGCGGTGCAGGCGTTTCTGCGAAATCGGCTGGAGGTATCGATGAAGCCGATTCTCCGCGACAGCTACGAACAGTCGCTCGAACTGGCCAACCGGGCACTCGATGATTTCTTTGAGAAGAAGCTTTGCGAACTCTCCCGCGAACAGAAAGAACACCTTCGCACTCTTGTAATAAAACTCATCGGCCACTCGTCTTTCGGCCCCGCGCGTCTCCTGTCAAACCATCTTGTCGACTTGCAGGATCAGTTCCTGTTTGATATGTTGGGGGAAAGTCGTAAGGAAGCGGTTTGA
- a CDS encoding winged helix-turn-helix transcriptional regulator produces MDSATRQLFASRARVIKALAHPTRLFIVDELSRGERCVCALRDLVGADISTVSKHLAVLKAAGIVDDDKRGLQVWYRLRVPCILNFFGCVEEVLRTHRRGVASGHE; encoded by the coding sequence GTGGATTCTGCGACCAGACAACTTTTCGCCTCTCGCGCCCGGGTCATCAAAGCGCTCGCCCATCCTACTCGGCTGTTCATTGTCGATGAGCTCTCGCGCGGCGAACGGTGCGTGTGCGCCCTGCGCGACCTGGTCGGGGCCGACATCTCGACCGTCTCCAAGCACCTCGCCGTGCTGAAAGCGGCCGGTATTGTCGACGACGACAAGCGGGGTCTGCAGGTGTGGTACCGCCTGCGCGTCCCATGCATCCTGAACTTTTTCGGGTGTGTCGAGGAGGTTCTCCGCACCCATCGCCGGGGAGTGGCCTCCGGCCATGAGTGA
- a CDS encoding permease yields the protein MDWRREWRPLAVLTAVFLGLYFLPLTGPRAASAWSEALALTQWYAREHVILCLLPAFFIAGAIGVFVGKASVMKYLGAGADQRLAYGVASVSGSVLAVCSCTVLPLFAGIYRMGAGLGPAAAFLYAGPAINVLAVILTARVLGLSLGVARAVGAVLFSIVIGLLMHFFFRREAREREAAAAVLPADEPVRPLGQTALFFGLMIAVLVFATWGRPAQPVGFWSAVYAIKWWLTGAAALALGALLWRRFGLAWWKVAAPAAVTLALAWLFPDRPQLVFAVGVIGLSVVLAASPGEPGEWFAQTWGFAKQILPLLVIGVLAAGALLGRPGEEGLIPQTWVAAAVGGNSLQANLLASVIGAFMYFATLTEIPILQGLIGSGMGPGPALALLLSGPAVSLPSMLVIRSVIGTKKTVVYVLLVVGMATLSGLIYGALL from the coding sequence ATGGACTGGAGGCGCGAATGGCGGCCGCTGGCGGTTCTCACCGCCGTCTTCCTCGGTCTGTATTTCCTCCCCTTGACCGGCCCCCGGGCGGCCTCGGCCTGGTCTGAGGCGCTTGCGCTCACCCAGTGGTATGCCCGCGAGCATGTGATCCTGTGCCTTCTGCCGGCGTTCTTTATCGCCGGGGCGATCGGCGTGTTCGTCGGGAAAGCATCGGTGATGAAATACCTCGGCGCAGGGGCCGACCAGCGGCTCGCCTACGGCGTCGCGTCGGTTTCGGGTTCGGTGCTGGCGGTGTGCTCGTGCACCGTGCTGCCGCTGTTCGCCGGGATATACCGCATGGGCGCCGGGCTCGGTCCGGCCGCCGCCTTCCTCTACGCCGGCCCCGCGATTAACGTGCTCGCCGTCATTCTGACCGCGCGCGTGCTCGGCCTGTCGCTGGGGGTCGCGCGGGCGGTCGGGGCGGTTCTGTTCAGCATCGTCATCGGCCTGCTCATGCACTTCTTCTTCCGCCGCGAGGCGCGGGAGCGGGAGGCCGCGGCCGCCGTGTTGCCGGCCGATGAACCAGTCCGACCGCTGGGCCAGACGGCGCTCTTTTTCGGTCTGATGATCGCCGTGCTGGTGTTCGCCACTTGGGGCCGCCCGGCCCAGCCGGTCGGGTTTTGGTCGGCCGTGTACGCGATCAAGTGGTGGCTGACCGGCGCCGCCGCGCTCGCGCTGGGGGCGCTGTTGTGGCGACGATTCGGTCTTGCCTGGTGGAAAGTGGCCGCGCCGGCGGCCGTGACCCTCGCGCTCGCCTGGCTCTTCCCCGATCGGCCGCAACTCGTGTTTGCCGTCGGCGTAATCGGGCTCTCGGTCGTCCTCGCGGCGTCGCCGGGCGAACCGGGGGAGTGGTTCGCCCAGACTTGGGGGTTCGCCAAACAGATTCTGCCGCTGCTCGTTATCGGCGTGCTCGCCGCGGGAGCGCTTCTCGGCCGGCCGGGAGAGGAGGGGCTGATCCCGCAAACCTGGGTGGCCGCGGCTGTGGGCGGCAACTCCCTTCAGGCGAACCTCCTCGCCTCGGTCATCGGCGCTTTCATGTACTTTGCGACGCTCACCGAGATCCCGATCCTGCAGGGGCTGATCGGCTCGGGGATGGGACCGGGGCCGGCGCTCGCCCTGCTTCTGTCCGGCCCGGCCGTTTCGCTGCCGAGCATGCTCGTGATCCGCTCGGTGATTGGGACCAAAAAAACCGTGGTGTACGTCCTGCTGGTGGTCGGGATGGCGACCCTCAGCGGACTGATCTATGGCGCATTACTCTAA
- a CDS encoding TM0996/MTH895 family glutaredoxin-like protein, which yields MKKIQVFGPGCAKCEELARLAAAAVAELGLACEVEKVSDIRAIMEAGVMITPALAVDGRVLVAGKVPSLAKLKEILA from the coding sequence ATGAAGAAGATCCAGGTTTTTGGGCCGGGCTGCGCGAAATGCGAGGAACTCGCCCGGCTGGCCGCAGCCGCGGTGGCCGAACTCGGCCTCGCCTGTGAGGTGGAAAAAGTGTCCGACATCCGGGCGATCATGGAGGCCGGCGTTATGATCACACCGGCGCTGGCGGTCGACGGCCGGGTGTTGGTCGCGGGCAAAGTCCCGTCCCTGGCCAAACTGAAAGAAATCCTCGCCTGA
- the hemC gene encoding hydroxymethylbilane synthase, producing MTDARPLIIGSRGSDLALWQAHFISDILARELGQTVEIKIIKTAGDRIQDLSFDKMEGKGFFTKEIEEALLAGDIDLAVHSLKDLMTTQPAGLKLAAAGYRADRRELLLIRPAAHHGDGLIPVREGSVIGTSSARRKCQIAFHRPSARIKDLRGNVPTRIAKLRDGQYDAIVLALAGVERLRLDLSGLVALPLDPRQFLPAPAQGILGIQIRTHDPRVEAAAGRLGSPEMMLTARVERGLLQRFGLGCSLPLGVYSERQGDAFRLLAVLGTQRDGAWTGLKRAEAAGPANDPEQIVEAAYTKLKE from the coding sequence TTGACCGACGCAAGGCCTCTCATCATAGGATCGCGCGGCTCGGACCTGGCTCTCTGGCAGGCCCATTTCATTTCCGATATCCTCGCCCGCGAGTTGGGTCAGACGGTGGAGATCAAGATCATCAAAACCGCCGGCGACCGTATTCAGGACCTGTCCTTTGACAAGATGGAGGGGAAGGGGTTTTTCACCAAGGAGATCGAAGAGGCGCTCCTGGCCGGCGACATCGATCTGGCCGTGCACTCCCTCAAAGACCTCATGACGACCCAGCCCGCGGGGCTCAAGCTCGCCGCCGCCGGGTACCGCGCCGATCGCCGCGAACTTCTCCTGATCCGCCCGGCGGCGCACCACGGCGACGGTCTCATCCCGGTTCGGGAGGGGAGCGTGATCGGAACCTCATCGGCCCGGCGCAAGTGCCAGATCGCGTTCCACCGCCCCTCGGCGCGCATCAAGGATCTTCGCGGAAATGTGCCGACCCGGATCGCCAAGCTGCGGGACGGGCAGTACGATGCGATCGTGCTCGCGCTCGCCGGGGTCGAGCGCCTCCGCCTCGATCTCTCCGGCCTGGTCGCGCTGCCCCTGGATCCCCGGCAGTTCCTTCCCGCACCCGCCCAAGGAATTCTCGGCATCCAGATCCGCACGCACGACCCGCGGGTGGAAGCGGCGGCGGGCCGGCTCGGCTCTCCGGAGATGATGCTCACGGCCCGGGTGGAACGCGGCCTGCTCCAGCGGTTCGGACTGGGGTGCTCGCTGCCGCTGGGCGTGTACTCCGAGCGGCAGGGAGACGCGTTTCGGCTGCTGGCGGTGCTCGGGACGCAGCGGGACGGCGCCTGGACCGGTCTGAAACGGGCGGAGGCGGCCGGACCGGCCAACGATCCGGAACAAATTGTCGAGGCCGCATATACGAAGCTGAAGGAGTGA
- a CDS encoding sulfite exporter TauE/SafE family protein yields MDSFAVAAATAFWLGLLTSVSPCPLATNIAAMSYVGRRIERPRLVLLSGVLYTVGRLAAYAALAALIVSSLTAVPELARWLQRWMNVVLGPILILAGLFLIDLIPLRLPGIGVGRRLEQRVDRLGIWGGGLLGVMFALSFCPVSAALFFGSLIPLALEQRSGFLMPVLYGLGTALPVVVFAALIAFGARFIGSVFHRVNAFSRWARRLTGVVFIAVGAYYAVLYIFGSR; encoded by the coding sequence ATGGATTCGTTCGCGGTTGCCGCCGCCACGGCTTTCTGGCTGGGTTTGCTGACCTCCGTGTCCCCGTGCCCGCTGGCGACCAACATCGCCGCCATGAGCTATGTGGGGCGGCGGATTGAACGCCCCCGCCTGGTGCTCCTGTCCGGTGTGCTGTACACGGTGGGGCGGCTGGCGGCCTACGCGGCGCTGGCCGCGCTCATCGTCAGCAGCCTCACCGCCGTCCCCGAGCTGGCCCGCTGGCTCCAGCGCTGGATGAACGTCGTGCTCGGGCCGATTCTGATTCTCGCCGGGCTGTTCCTCATCGACCTGATCCCGCTCCGCCTTCCCGGAATCGGCGTTGGCCGCCGCCTCGAGCAGCGGGTTGACCGGCTGGGGATCTGGGGGGGCGGGCTGCTCGGGGTGATGTTCGCCCTGTCGTTCTGCCCGGTCTCAGCGGCCCTCTTTTTCGGCAGCTTGATTCCGCTCGCTCTCGAACAGCGGTCCGGTTTTCTCATGCCCGTGCTCTACGGGCTGGGGACGGCCCTGCCGGTGGTGGTCTTTGCCGCGCTCATCGCTTTCGGCGCCCGCTTCATCGGCTCCGTCTTCCACCGCGTGAACGCCTTCTCCCGCTGGGCGCGCCGCCTCACCGGAGTCGTCTTCATCGCCGTCGGCGCCTACTACGCCGTCCTCTACATCTTCGGCTCCCGGTAG
- the hemE gene encoding uroporphyrinogen decarboxylase, producing the protein MDLANSPFLQACSGRNDGRIPVWIMRQAGRYLPDYRAVRRQATFEQLCRDPKLIAEVVRQPVRRFGLDAAILFSDILIVLDPMGAAVSFAEGGPELARPIARPEDAERLHDFDVAAELAFVCDGIREIKRLLPETPLIGFAGSPFTIACYLIEGKGSRHFETVKQFIHRHPEAAERLMALVTDVTVRYLEAQLAAGCDAVQLFDSWGGILSREDYRDWSLRWTEEIFTRLAPRTAPRILFVNNLAPYIDMVSALDCEVVGVDYRMDLQAAAAALPGKAVQGNLEPAVLFGTRETIIARVRSILDKIEDPRRLIFNLGHGIRPETPVEAVETLVQTVHDYR; encoded by the coding sequence GTGGACCTAGCGAACAGCCCGTTTCTCCAAGCCTGCAGCGGCCGCAACGACGGCCGGATACCGGTCTGGATCATGCGCCAGGCGGGGCGCTACCTCCCCGACTACCGGGCGGTGCGGCGGCAGGCGACGTTCGAGCAGCTCTGCCGCGACCCGAAGCTGATCGCCGAGGTTGTCCGCCAGCCGGTCCGGCGGTTCGGGCTCGACGCCGCCATACTGTTCTCCGACATCCTCATCGTGCTGGACCCGATGGGGGCCGCAGTTTCGTTCGCCGAGGGCGGGCCGGAACTGGCCCGGCCGATCGCGCGACCCGAGGACGCGGAGCGGCTGCACGATTTCGACGTGGCGGCCGAGCTGGCCTTCGTCTGCGACGGCATCCGCGAGATTAAGCGGCTCTTGCCCGAAACGCCCCTGATAGGTTTTGCCGGGTCGCCCTTCACAATCGCCTGCTACCTCATCGAGGGGAAAGGCTCCAGGCATTTCGAGACCGTCAAGCAGTTCATTCACCGGCACCCGGAGGCGGCGGAGCGCCTGATGGCGCTGGTCACGGACGTGACCGTCCGCTACCTCGAGGCCCAACTGGCGGCCGGCTGCGACGCGGTCCAGTTGTTCGACAGCTGGGGGGGGATTCTCTCGCGCGAGGACTACCGCGACTGGTCGCTCCGCTGGACAGAGGAGATTTTCACCCGGCTGGCGCCGCGCACGGCGCCCCGCATACTGTTTGTCAACAACCTCGCCCCCTACATCGACATGGTGAGCGCGCTCGACTGCGAGGTGGTCGGTGTCGACTACCGCATGGACCTGCAGGCGGCGGCGGCGGCCCTCCCCGGCAAAGCGGTGCAGGGGAACCTGGAACCGGCCGTGCTGTTCGGGACGCGCGAGACGATCATCGCCCGCGTCCGGTCGATCCTGGACAAAATCGAAGACCCGCGGCGGCTCATTTTCAATCTCGGCCACGGTATCCGGCCGGAGACCCCGGTCGAGGCGGTGGAGACGCTCGTGCAGACGGTGCACGACTACAGGTAA
- the hemH gene encoding ferrochelatase, producing MAFSETPACVILLAMGGPRTTAEVPAYLYNIFSDRRIIRLPGGPLLQKPLAKLIAARRAEKVKRHYDLIGGGSPLLHWTEAQKAHLERSFAEGAVTRPLRCYIGMRYAPPMTGEAVRQAYEDGCRTMFFLPMYPQYCRATTGSSFAEARRALERYDDVHPVFIDDFHNNQGYLFLLREYIGNHMREDETILFSAHAIPQSFVDDGDPYVDQVRATASLAAGDREYFLSFQSRTGPVAWVGPDTVAEARRLLGAGRRLFVVPISFVCDHIETLYEIDIELKQLLNAGERIRRMPMFNDDPRLARTLARIIDARRNVEQHL from the coding sequence ATGGCGTTTTCGGAAACACCTGCCTGCGTGATCCTGCTGGCCATGGGCGGCCCGCGGACGACGGCCGAAGTGCCGGCCTACCTGTACAACATCTTCTCCGACCGCCGCATCATCCGCCTGCCGGGCGGGCCGCTGCTGCAGAAACCGCTGGCGAAACTGATCGCGGCCCGGCGGGCGGAGAAGGTGAAGCGGCACTACGATTTGATCGGCGGCGGCTCTCCCCTGCTGCACTGGACCGAGGCGCAGAAGGCGCACCTCGAGCGGTCGTTTGCCGAAGGGGCGGTGACCCGCCCGCTGCGCTGCTATATCGGGATGCGCTACGCGCCGCCGATGACCGGCGAGGCCGTGCGCCAGGCGTACGAGGACGGCTGCCGGACGATGTTTTTCCTCCCGATGTACCCGCAGTACTGCCGCGCCACCACTGGATCGTCGTTCGCCGAGGCCCGCCGGGCCCTCGAACGGTACGACGACGTGCACCCGGTGTTCATCGACGACTTCCACAATAACCAGGGTTACCTCTTCCTGCTGCGGGAGTATATCGGCAACCACATGCGCGAGGACGAGACGATCCTGTTTTCGGCGCACGCCATTCCGCAGTCGTTTGTGGACGACGGCGACCCGTACGTGGACCAGGTGAGAGCCACCGCCTCGCTGGCGGCGGGCGACCGCGAATATTTCCTGTCGTTTCAGAGCCGGACGGGCCCGGTGGCGTGGGTGGGGCCGGACACGGTGGCCGAGGCGCGCCGGCTGCTGGGCGCGGGGCGGCGGCTGTTTGTCGTGCCGATCAGCTTTGTCTGCGACCACATCGAGACGCTCTACGAAATAGATATCGAACTGAAACAGCTCCTCAACGCGGGCGAGCGGATCCGCCGGATGCCGATGTTCAACGACGATCCCCGGTTGGCGCGGACGCTCGCGCGCATCATCGACGCGCGGCGCAATGTCGAGCAGCATCTCTAA
- a CDS encoding penicillin-binding protein activator LpoB, translated as MTMRYLLVVLALAALAIGCGGGQTVTRLDPGGTTDLSGKWNETDARLVAEEMIADALARPWLMNFVEKNGEKPVVTVGTIRNKTNEHIDTEVFTADFERELINSGNVRFVGSHDERYEVREERQDQAEFASEETRKLLHDELGADFILLGAIKTITDAVEGRSTVFYQTDLELINIETNEKVWIGTKKIKKGIAQSGTKW; from the coding sequence ATGACTATGAGATACCTGTTAGTTGTGCTGGCGCTGGCGGCGCTGGCGATCGGCTGCGGCGGCGGCCAGACTGTGACCCGCCTCGATCCGGGCGGCACCACCGACCTCAGCGGCAAGTGGAACGAGACCGATGCGCGCCTCGTGGCCGAGGAGATGATCGCCGATGCGCTCGCCCGCCCCTGGCTGATGAATTTCGTCGAGAAAAACGGCGAAAAGCCGGTCGTCACTGTCGGCACCATCCGCAACAAAACCAACGAGCACATCGACACCGAGGTGTTCACCGCCGACTTCGAACGCGAACTGATCAACTCCGGCAACGTGCGCTTCGTGGGCAGCCACGATGAGCGCTACGAGGTTCGCGAGGAGCGGCAGGACCAGGCGGAGTTCGCCTCCGAGGAGACCCGCAAACTCCTCCACGATGAGCTCGGCGCCGACTTCATCCTGCTCGGCGCGATCAAGACCATCACCGATGCGGTCGAGGGCCGGAGCACCGTCTTCTACCAGACCGACCTCGAACTCATCAACATTGAGACCAACGAGAAAGTCTGGATCGGGACGAAGAAGATCAAGAAGGGGATTGCCCAGTCCGGCACGAAATGGTGA